The Vibrio sp. 16 genome segment GATTTGTTTCGGCGCGAAGATCGTCAAGTCACGTTAACCGATGAAGGTAAAGTCTTGCTTGAGCACGCCAAGCGAGTTCAGCAGCAAATTGACGATGCACAGCTGGCCATCGATGAGCTAAAAGGCCTCGAGAAAGGGGAAGTTAGGTTAGGGGCGCCAAGCATGATGGGCTCGTACTTTTTCCCTCAAGTCTTGATGGCATTTAAGCTGCGCTATCCCAACCTAAAATTAACCTTGGTGGATGCCGGAACCGAATCGATTCGACAAATGCTCCTTGATGGAGAGCTCGATATTGGGGTGATTAACAACGACCACGTCCCAGACGATCTCGAGGTGGATCACCTATTTGATACGGAAATGGTCGCCGTTGTGGGTAAAGAGCATGAGCTCGCGGGTCAAAAAAGTCTCTCATTTGAGCAATTTTTCCAGCACGAGCTGATCATGTTTAAACCGGGTTACTTTCACCGAGAGTACATCGAGAAGAAAGCGGCCCAACATGGAACGGAAATGCGCTTTTCTTTCGAAACGAACTTGTTACCCATGATCCTCAGTATTGTTCAGCACGAGTTTGCGATTACCGCGTTACTTAAATTGGTCACTGAACATGAACCTTCGGTGGTCGGCATTCCATTTGATGAGCCCGTAAAGCTCAGCCTCGCGCTGGCATGGCGGAAAGATGGCTACCTTTCGATCGCGGATCGCACCTTTATCGATTTTGTGAAGCAGTACGCTTAACTTCGCGGCTCGGTCTTGCGCTTCACACTTTCAAGAATCGCAATCGCATCCATTCAAATCATCAAGTAACGTTCTACATCAGGAAGTGAAGGAAAGGATATCCAATAATGCAGATTGCGTTTAACAATCTAGAGCTCGAGACAAAAACGAGCCATCTTTCAATCGAACACTGGCAAATCCAGCCGGGCGAGTCTTGGGGGGTATTTAGCACCGAAGGGGACATCGGCTCTGCGTTAGGCTGTCTTTTGTGTGGCGAGTTGGATGTCGACGCTGAAAGCTTGGTGAAGACCGCGGGATCAATTGCTCAAGTTTCACTGGTGGAGCAACAGCGTTTATTGGAAGAAGAAATAGCAAAAGACGAGAC includes the following:
- a CDS encoding LysR family transcriptional regulator, with protein sequence MESKQLKHFLAVAEHQHFTLAAKALHIAQPALSISIKKFEQQLGVDLFRREDRQVTLTDEGKVLLEHAKRVQQQIDDAQLAIDELKGLEKGEVRLGAPSMMGSYFFPQVLMAFKLRYPNLKLTLVDAGTESIRQMLLDGELDIGVINNDHVPDDLEVDHLFDTEMVAVVGKEHELAGQKSLSFEQFFQHELIMFKPGYFHREYIEKKAAQHGTEMRFSFETNLLPMILSIVQHEFAITALLKLVTEHEPSVVGIPFDEPVKLSLALAWRKDGYLSIADRTFIDFVKQYA